In a single window of the Danio rerio strain Tuebingen ecotype United States chromosome 20, GRCz12tu, whole genome shotgun sequence genome:
- the psmg4 gene encoding proteasome assembly chaperone 4, which produces MEAVLNGDCSSHASADSISLHDFSEKFLEQRVYFHLMKLSGGFFLWVGTATNPLISNLAVSILSRTDSAPLSTLVLGDTSDTTASALAQRLTKKTKKQVFVSYNLPVTDSNLLLLVENRIKQEMELHPDKF; this is translated from the exons ATGGAGGCTGTGCTAAACGGAGACTGCAGCTCTCATGCGTCCGCGGACTCCATCAGTCTACACGATTTCTCGGAGAAGTTTCTGGAGCAGCGCGTTTATTTCCACCTGATGAAGCTGAGCGGCGGATTCTTCCTCTGGGTCGGAACCGCGACAAACCCGCTGATCTCCAACCTGGCGGTGTCCATCCTCAGCAGAACC GACTCAGCTCCTCTGTCCACTCTGGTTCTGGGAGACACATCAGACACCACAGCCAGCGCACTGGCACAGAGACTCA CAAAGAAGACAAAGAAACAAGTGTTCGTGAGTTACAACTTACCGGTGACGGACTCAAACCTGCTGCTGCTGGTGGAGAACAGGATCAAGCAGGAGATGGAGCTTCATCCAGACAAGTTTTAA
- the bphl gene encoding valacyclovir hydrolase yields the protein MATLMFINRILRKAATQKRSYSVSVCGKLSVNGVNLHYQRAGEGKHTVLLLPGALGSGETDFGPQLSALDSSRFTVVSWDPRGYGRSRPPDRDFPLHFFHRDAKDAVDLMQALGFRRFSLLGWSDGGITALIAAALNPTLVNKLVVWGANAFVSEEDIQIYQSLRDVSLWSERMRRPMEQMYGAQYFKQTWERWVDGISQFINKPQGSICVDLLPQISCPTLILHGAQDPVVPAYHPQLLQDSISGSRLHVFPKGKHNIHLRYSAEFNTLVEQFLNE from the exons ATGGCGACTCTCATGTTTATCAATAGAATTTTGAGAAAAGCTGCGACACAGAAGCGGTCATACAG tgtgagtgtgtgtggaaagCTGTCAGTCAATGGAGTGAATCTACATTATCAGCGCGCTGGAGAAGGAAAACACACCGTTCTGCTGCTGCCTGGAGCTTTAG GAAGTGGAGAGACTGATTTCGGTCCTCAGCTTTCCGCTCTGGACAGCAGCAGGTTTACCGTGGTATCGTGGGACCCGCGGGGTTACGGACGCTCTCGGCCTCCAGACAGAGACTTTCCTCTTCATTTCTTCCACAGAGATGCTAAAGACGCTGTGGATTTAATGCAG GCTCTGGGCTTCAGGCGTTTCTCTCTGTTAGGCTGGAGTGACGGCGGCATCACGGCTCTGATCGCGGCCGCTTTAAACCCAACACTCGTCAATAAGCTGGTGGTTTGGGGCGCCAACGCTTTCGTCTCCGAAGAAGATATTCAGATCTATCAGT cgcTGCGTGACGTGTCGCTGTGGAGCGAGCGGATGCGTCGGCCGATGGAGCAGATGTACGGTGCTCAGTATTTCAAGCAGACGTGGGAGAGATGGGTGGACGGCATCAGCCAGTTTATAAACAAGCCACAAG GCAGCATCTGTGTGGACTTGCTGCCGCAGATCTCCTGTCCCACACTGATCCTCCACGGGGCCCAAGACCCGGTGGTGCCCGCATATCACCCTCAGCTGCTCCAGGATAGCATCAGCGGCTCCAG GCTTCATGTGTTTCCGAAGGGGAAGCATAACATTCATCTGCGCTACTCTGCTGAGTTCAACACACTGGTGGAGCAGTTTCTCAATGAGTGA
- the bphl gene encoding valacyclovir hydrolase isoform X1: MQALGFRRFSLLGWSDGGITALIAAALNPTLVNKLVVWGANAFVSEEDIQIYQSLRDVSLWSERMRRPMEQMYGAQYFKQTWERWVDGISQFINKPQGSICVDLLPQISCPTLILHGAQDPVVPAYHPQLLQDSISGSRLHVFPKGKHNIHLRYSAEFNTLVEQFLNE, encoded by the exons ATGCAG GCTCTGGGCTTCAGGCGTTTCTCTCTGTTAGGCTGGAGTGACGGCGGCATCACGGCTCTGATCGCGGCCGCTTTAAACCCAACACTCGTCAATAAGCTGGTGGTTTGGGGCGCCAACGCTTTCGTCTCCGAAGAAGATATTCAGATCTATCAGT cgcTGCGTGACGTGTCGCTGTGGAGCGAGCGGATGCGTCGGCCGATGGAGCAGATGTACGGTGCTCAGTATTTCAAGCAGACGTGGGAGAGATGGGTGGACGGCATCAGCCAGTTTATAAACAAGCCACAAG GCAGCATCTGTGTGGACTTGCTGCCGCAGATCTCCTGTCCCACACTGATCCTCCACGGGGCCCAAGACCCGGTGGTGCCCGCATATCACCCTCAGCTGCTCCAGGATAGCATCAGCGGCTCCAG GCTTCATGTGTTTCCGAAGGGGAAGCATAACATTCATCTGCGCTACTCTGCTGAGTTCAACACACTGGTGGAGCAGTTTCTCAATGAGTGA